A genome region from Nitrosopumilus oxyclinae includes the following:
- a CDS encoding HEAT repeat domain-containing protein: protein MENILKVLEFGNSKEKIKILETLDNEDNPNLLEKIISKLDDDDLAVRGEAFSSLLLNKNKISNFLINNLSTANKNIRSFVSLVLANRNETSAIPEIIKLVNDERSMVRSCALGALGHLKAIEAKEIFLEALSDSNIEVKKSALQAIINLKIALSEEKINDILKEKDPEIEKMILSAIKK from the coding sequence TTGGAAAATATTTTAAAAGTTTTAGAATTTGGAAACAGTAAAGAAAAAATCAAAATTTTAGAGACTCTAGATAATGAGGACAATCCCAATTTATTAGAAAAAATAATTTCAAAATTAGATGACGATGATCTTGCAGTTAGAGGGGAAGCATTTAGTTCACTATTATTAAATAAAAATAAAATTTCGAATTTTTTGATCAATAATTTGAGTACCGCAAATAAAAACATCAGAAGTTTTGTATCACTAGTACTAGCAAATAGAAATGAAACATCTGCAATACCTGAAATAATTAAACTTGTAAATGATGAACGTTCTATGGTCAGATCATGTGCTCTTGGAGCCTTAGGTCATCTAAAAGCCATTGAAGCTAAAGAGATTTTTCTTGAAGCATTATCAGATTCCAACATAGAAGTAAAGAAAAGTGCGCTCCAAGCAATAATTAACTTGAAAATTGCATTATCAGAAGAAAAAATCAATGATATTTTAAAAGAAAAAGATCCAGAAATTGAAAAAATGATTTTATCTGCAATTAAAAAATAA
- a CDS encoding DNA-binding protein: MSNETRDTVFIGKKPLMAYVTSTLIQLANLPAVSIKARGLSIGRAVDVAQIIARKTENAGYTIGEIKIGSESLESQDGRTRNVSTIEIEVKRNTS; the protein is encoded by the coding sequence ATGTCAAATGAAACCCGAGACACCGTATTCATTGGTAAGAAACCATTGATGGCATATGTAACATCAACGCTAATTCAATTGGCAAACTTACCTGCCGTAAGCATCAAAGCTAGAGGACTCAGCATAGGTCGTGCTGTAGATGTAGCTCAAATCATTGCTAGAAAGACAGAAAATGCAGGCTACACTATCGGAGAAATTAAAATTGGCTCCGAATCATTAGAGTCTCAAGACGGTAGAACAAGAAACGTTTCAACAATAGAAATTGAAGTAAAGCGAAATACAAGCTAG
- a CDS encoding isocitrate lyase/PEP mutase family protein: MLKSKKPLVIPGVYDALGAKIAQKVGFDAMFQTGYGTSATLFGMPDYGFIGATETIDNARRICRAVQVPVIVDSDTGYGNALSVWKLVKELELAGASGIFLEDQRWPKRCGHMQGKEVISQEEYTEKLSAAIDARENKNFIIVARTDARATEGLDEAIERGKQNKKTGADAVFVEAPRSIDEMKKIGKEINAPLVANMIEGGATPLSSAELLSKMGFNIILYPLSVLYANTFATMNILTELKKSGNTSKYKQKVVNFNQFNDLVELSKFEKMENKYKRSKK; encoded by the coding sequence ATGTTAAAATCAAAAAAGCCACTTGTCATTCCAGGTGTCTATGATGCTTTAGGTGCTAAAATTGCTCAAAAAGTAGGATTTGATGCAATGTTTCAAACAGGGTATGGAACATCTGCCACATTATTTGGAATGCCAGATTATGGATTTATTGGTGCCACGGAAACTATAGATAATGCCAGAAGAATATGTAGAGCAGTACAGGTTCCTGTAATTGTTGATTCAGATACTGGATATGGAAATGCACTAAGCGTTTGGAAATTAGTAAAGGAATTAGAATTAGCAGGAGCATCAGGCATATTCTTAGAGGACCAACGATGGCCTAAACGATGTGGTCACATGCAAGGAAAAGAAGTAATTTCTCAAGAAGAATATACAGAAAAATTATCTGCTGCAATTGATGCAAGAGAAAATAAAAATTTCATCATTGTTGCCAGAACTGATGCAAGGGCAACTGAAGGATTAGATGAAGCAATTGAACGTGGAAAACAAAACAAGAAAACAGGTGCAGATGCTGTATTTGTTGAAGCACCAAGATCAATTGATGAAATGAAGAAGATCGGAAAAGAAATCAACGCCCCACTTGTTGCAAATATGATAGAAGGTGGAGCAACTCCATTAAGTTCAGCAGAATTATTAAGTAAAATGGGGTTTAACATTATTCTCTATCCATTATCTGTTTTGTATGCAAATACATTTGCAACAATGAATATCCTAACTGAATTAAAAAAGTCAGGTAATACTTCAAAGTATAAACAAAAAGTTGTCAATTTTAATCAGTTTAATGACTTGGTTGAACTTTCAAAGTTTGAAAAAATGGAAAATAAGTATAAAAGATCAAAGAAATAA
- a CDS encoding PadR family transcriptional regulator: MISEWFQRVGSSVPRGFSRYFILELLKKTPHTGKEIIDYAVEQSNGIWKPSPGLIYPLLGRLLDEGLIEETKDGKYQLTQKGKDTAEDVDKVNDIVKKQLEVLFRLGNVGRFVALDLLEKIAAMGSILSSNFANMTEDETKKYKQFLESELKKVQEKEIKKKSKKIEIE; encoded by the coding sequence ATGATTTCTGAGTGGTTTCAAAGAGTAGGAAGCTCAGTCCCAAGAGGATTTTCAAGATATTTCATTTTAGAATTATTAAAAAAAACTCCGCATACTGGGAAAGAGATTATCGATTATGCCGTTGAACAAAGTAATGGAATTTGGAAACCATCACCTGGATTAATTTATCCTTTGTTGGGTAGATTACTAGATGAAGGATTAATTGAAGAAACAAAGGATGGGAAATATCAATTAACACAAAAAGGGAAAGATACGGCAGAAGATGTAGACAAAGTAAATGACATTGTTAAAAAACAACTTGAGGTTTTATTTCGATTAGGAAATGTTGGAAGATTTGTTGCTTTAGATCTACTAGAAAAGATTGCTGCAATGGGATCTATACTAAGTTCTAATTTTGCCAACATGACAGAGGATGAAACCAAAAAATACAAGCAATTTCTAGAATCAGAACTAAAAAAAGTTCAAGAGAAAGAAATAAAGAAAAAAAGTAAAAAGATTGAGATCGAATGA
- a CDS encoding type II toxin-antitoxin system HicB family antitoxin, whose amino-acid sequence MQITYRVEHDDKSDGFIAYCPVMKPVSIYAKTRDEVAPKIRDAIELYLQKHPEFQDKLQTETIEM is encoded by the coding sequence ATGCAAATAACATATCGTGTAGAGCATGACGATAAATCAGATGGATTCATAGCATATTGTCCAGTGATGAAACCCGTCAGTATTTACGCAAAAACTAGAGATGAGGTTGCACCAAAAATTAGAGATGCAATTGAGTTGTATTTGCAAAAACATCCTGAATTCCAAGACAAACTACAAACTGAAACCATTGAAATGTGA
- a CDS encoding DDE-type integrase/transposase/recombinase, with the protein MYQQTKQELERQVRGMEIASVNHPIKRINKLNYKIRSQSNEEIWYNVTKKYGSNLGSRQDGQWICTCPDYRFRQIQCKHICAILFSKKIRGKVISQDVAPIIIGSSDSIECLKCKSEKIVKDGNRHNKKGLSQKYLCRECGYRFVVNTGFENSKKEPKLICACIDLYFKGMSLRKVADHVKQFYGVSISNVSVLRWVQRFADVVSPFVNSLSPPHLGGVFQVDEMVVHVRREEIGKGHYQWLWNFMDDSTRFWVSSMVSQRREVSDARNVFADAKSKIGTTHAVIHDGLPSYNEAFQKEFYTIKNPRVKNIRSISVRNEGLNSRVERLNGTMRDREKVMRGMNTRESSQKIIEAMRIHYNFIREHSSLGKTPAEQAGIKLELGENKIESLFKIATQN; encoded by the coding sequence ATGTACCAACAGACAAAGCAAGAATTAGAAAGACAAGTTAGAGGCATGGAAATTGCATCTGTTAATCACCCTATCAAAAGAATCAACAAGTTAAATTACAAGATTCGTTCTCAATCTAATGAAGAAATATGGTACAACGTCACAAAAAAGTACGGAAGCAATTTAGGTTCTCGTCAAGACGGTCAATGGATTTGTACCTGTCCAGATTATCGATTCCGACAAATTCAATGCAAGCACATTTGTGCAATTTTATTTTCGAAAAAAATTCGAGGGAAAGTAATCTCCCAAGATGTTGCACCAATCATTATCGGGTCATCTGATAGCATAGAATGTCTAAAGTGTAAATCAGAAAAAATAGTAAAAGATGGCAATCGTCACAACAAGAAAGGATTATCTCAAAAGTATCTTTGTCGTGAATGTGGATATAGATTCGTAGTGAATACTGGGTTTGAAAATTCAAAGAAAGAACCCAAGCTAATTTGTGCCTGTATTGACCTGTATTTCAAAGGAATGTCATTAAGAAAAGTAGCTGATCATGTAAAGCAGTTCTATGGTGTAAGTATCTCAAATGTATCTGTATTAAGATGGGTGCAAAGATTTGCTGATGTAGTGTCTCCTTTTGTAAATTCTCTTTCTCCTCCTCATTTAGGAGGAGTATTTCAGGTAGATGAAATGGTAGTACACGTAAGACGAGAGGAAATAGGAAAAGGACACTATCAGTGGTTATGGAATTTTATGGATGATTCTACCCGTTTTTGGGTAAGTAGTATGGTAAGTCAACGTAGAGAAGTATCAGATGCAAGAAATGTATTTGCAGATGCAAAATCAAAGATAGGTACAACTCATGCAGTAATACATGATGGTCTACCATCATACAACGAAGCTTTCCAAAAGGAATTTTACACTATCAAAAATCCAAGAGTGAAAAATATTCGTTCTATTTCTGTAAGAAATGAGGGATTGAATTCTAGAGTAGAACGCCTTAACGGAACTATGAGAGATAGAGAAAAAGTAATGCGTGGAATGAATACTAGAGAATCTTCACAGAAGATAATTGAAGCCATGAGGATTCATTATAATTTCATAAGAGAACATTCAAGCTTGGGTAAAACTCCAGCTGAACAAGCTGGAATTAAATTAGAATTAGGTGAAAATAAAATTGAATCTTTGTTTAAGATTGCAACACAAAATTAA
- a CDS encoding succinate dehydrogenase/fumarate reductase flavoprotein subunit: protein MVDSIEFDLIICGSGLAGLRAAIAAAKKGPHLKIGIVSKVQVMRSHSVSAEGGTAAVLFEDEGDTIESHVYDTVKGSDFLADQDVAERLCVEMPQEIHQLDHWGMPWSRRDDGRIDQRNFGGYSFPRATYASDKVGFFEMQTLYDTCLKFENIEYLNEWFVTSIIHDGKRFMGVTAIELSSGTFYTIKGKALIIATGGAGRLYSFSTYALSSTPDGLDMGLRAGMALKDMEFVQFHPTGILPSGILITEGARGEGGYLLNNKGERFMKTYAAGKMELAPRDIVSRSIMTEIQEGRGFKHETGVDCMKLDLRHLGDEKIKEKLGGIREISIKFSGQDPAKDLLDIRPVCHYMMGGLHTDIDGATEIQGVWAAGEAACNSVHGSNRLGANSTSECIVWGKITGELAIDYIQKNESTNPWPHHLVAAEEKRIYDGIFRGNGDVNPYEIRQQLTDTMNDKAYVYKNETNLIEGLKIIRDLKKQTWKHVDDKAKEYNTNFANVMELDSMFRVAEIVLLGAINRKESRGAHSRTDYPKRDDVNFLHHTLAYYDPNEPIMKTHPVTITKYQPVERKY, encoded by the coding sequence ATGGTAGATTCCATAGAATTTGACTTAATCATTTGTGGTTCTGGTTTAGCCGGTTTACGAGCTGCAATTGCTGCAGCCAAAAAAGGACCTCATCTCAAAATTGGAATTGTTTCTAAAGTTCAAGTCATGCGTTCACATTCAGTTTCAGCAGAAGGTGGAACTGCAGCAGTTCTTTTTGAAGATGAAGGTGATACAATTGAATCTCATGTTTATGATACTGTGAAAGGAAGTGATTTTCTTGCAGACCAAGATGTTGCTGAAAGACTTTGTGTTGAAATGCCACAGGAAATTCATCAATTAGATCATTGGGGAATGCCATGGTCAAGACGAGATGATGGTAGAATTGATCAACGAAATTTTGGTGGATATAGTTTTCCTAGAGCTACATATGCATCTGATAAAGTTGGTTTCTTTGAAATGCAAACTTTGTATGATACATGTCTAAAATTTGAAAATATTGAATATCTTAACGAATGGTTTGTCACATCAATTATTCATGATGGAAAACGATTCATGGGTGTCACTGCAATTGAATTAAGTTCTGGTACATTTTACACTATCAAAGGAAAAGCTCTCATCATTGCAACTGGAGGTGCTGGAAGATTGTACAGCTTTTCTACTTATGCCCTTTCTTCAACTCCTGATGGTTTGGATATGGGATTACGTGCTGGTATGGCGCTCAAGGATATGGAGTTTGTTCAATTCCATCCGACTGGAATTTTACCTTCTGGTATTCTAATTACTGAAGGTGCAAGAGGTGAGGGTGGATATCTTCTTAACAACAAAGGTGAACGATTTATGAAAACATATGCAGCTGGTAAAATGGAATTAGCTCCACGTGATATTGTATCAAGATCAATAATGACTGAAATTCAAGAGGGTAGGGGATTCAAACATGAAACTGGCGTAGATTGCATGAAACTTGATTTACGACATCTTGGAGATGAGAAGATTAAAGAGAAATTAGGTGGAATTAGAGAAATATCAATTAAATTTTCAGGTCAAGATCCTGCAAAGGATTTGCTTGACATCAGACCTGTATGTCATTACATGATGGGTGGACTACATACTGACATTGATGGTGCAACTGAAATTCAAGGAGTTTGGGCTGCCGGAGAGGCTGCTTGTAATAGTGTTCATGGTTCTAATCGTTTAGGCGCAAATTCAACGTCTGAATGTATTGTTTGGGGTAAAATTACAGGTGAATTGGCAATTGACTATATTCAAAAGAATGAATCTACGAATCCATGGCCTCATCACCTTGTAGCTGCTGAAGAAAAGAGAATCTATGATGGAATCTTTAGAGGAAATGGTGATGTCAATCCCTATGAAATTAGACAACAACTAACTGATACAATGAATGATAAAGCATATGTTTACAAAAATGAAACTAATCTAATTGAAGGTCTTAAAATAATTCGAGATTTAAAGAAACAGACTTGGAAACACGTCGATGATAAAGCAAAAGAGTATAACACTAATTTTGCAAATGTGATGGAACTTGATTCTATGTTTAGAGTAGCTGAGATTGTTTTACTTGGTGCAATTAATAGAAAAGAATCTCGTGGAGCACATTCAAGAACTGATTATCCAAAACGAGATGATGTCAACTTTTTACATCATACTCTTGCTTACTATGATCCAAATGAACCAATAATGAAAACACATCCAGTCACAATTACTAAGTACCAGCCAGTGGAGAGGAAATACTAG
- a CDS encoding succinate dehydrogenase — MANDEHREGIGGMINPRRYGIERVAYLLMRLSGLGLLAYFIGHIYETSNILRGQVGWDDFMELISGTEGHIVMSIVIAMCVFHTVNGVRVMLGHGGVGVGKPARPDYPYDPASQNYRHKIGIYSAIVLAAVAMMYGLAVMFGE; from the coding sequence ATGGCAAACGATGAACACAGAGAAGGTATTGGAGGTATGATCAATCCTCGTAGATATGGAATTGAACGAGTAGCATATTTGCTAATGAGATTAAGTGGATTGGGATTATTGGCATATTTTATAGGCCATATTTATGAAACCAGTAATATTTTACGAGGTCAGGTTGGCTGGGATGATTTCATGGAACTCATCTCTGGTACTGAAGGTCATATCGTAATGTCAATTGTAATTGCAATGTGTGTATTTCATACTGTAAATGGTGTTAGAGTAATGTTGGGACATGGTGGAGTAGGTGTAGGAAAACCTGCAAGACCTGATTATCCATATGATCCAGCATCACAAAATTATAGACATAAAATTGGAATTTATTCTGCAATAGTTCTTGCAGCAGTTGCAATGATGTATGGTTTAGCGGTAATGTTTGGTGAATAA
- a CDS encoding succinate dehydrogenase — MRESTIMKIHYGTALAAVALVAVHILMRLTMGYAESLEYENVLANYKFVPYAIMLEIILVLLAVHGFNGLRVILLELKQGRLYEKAVSYGCLVGMIGLIAYGSRTIIMTNMGMV; from the coding sequence ATGAGAGAAAGTACAATAATGAAAATCCACTATGGGACTGCTTTGGCAGCCGTAGCGTTGGTGGCAGTTCACATTTTGATGCGTCTTACAATGGGATATGCAGAATCTTTAGAATATGAAAATGTTTTAGCAAATTACAAATTTGTTCCATATGCTATAATGTTGGAAATAATTCTAGTCCTACTTGCTGTTCATGGATTTAATGGATTAAGGGTAATTTTACTTGAATTAAAACAAGGAAGACTATATGAAAAAGCTGTATCTTATGGTTGCCTTGTTGGAATGATTGGGTTAATAGCATATGGCTCAAGAACAATTATTATGACAAACATGGGGATGGTATAG
- a CDS encoding succinate dehydrogenase/fumarate reductase iron-sulfur subunit, whose translation MAQVSSISNEQSSTAKSITLKISRFNPEHDESSQFMEFNVKYEKWTTVLEAILDVKKHFDHSVAVRYSCRQATCGSCGMIINGKPRLACFTKISELDSNVVTVEPMNNFPVIRDLAVKFEKLFDSHQKIKPYLIRDDTELVSDEKEFLQTPEEVEQYIQFANCIKCGLCNSACPTMATDSSFVGPQALAQAYRYVADSRDKGKDSRLKMIDDSHGIWRCHFAGSCSQVCPKGVDPAMGIQLLRGYMLGFRS comes from the coding sequence ATGGCTCAAGTTTCTAGTATTTCAAATGAACAATCATCAACGGCAAAATCTATCACTCTTAAAATTTCAAGATTCAATCCTGAACATGATGAATCAAGTCAATTTATGGAGTTTAATGTCAAATATGAAAAATGGACAACTGTTCTAGAAGCAATCCTTGATGTCAAAAAACATTTTGATCATTCTGTTGCAGTACGTTATTCTTGTAGACAAGCTACATGTGGTTCATGTGGAATGATAATTAATGGAAAACCAAGATTGGCATGTTTTACAAAAATTAGTGAATTAGATTCTAACGTTGTCACCGTTGAACCCATGAATAATTTCCCTGTAATTCGAGATTTAGCAGTAAAGTTTGAAAAATTATTTGATTCTCATCAAAAAATTAAACCGTATCTAATTAGAGATGATACAGAACTAGTATCTGACGAAAAAGAATTCTTACAAACTCCTGAAGAAGTAGAACAATACATTCAATTTGCAAATTGTATCAAATGTGGTTTGTGTAATTCTGCATGTCCTACAATGGCAACTGATTCATCATTTGTTGGACCTCAAGCATTAGCCCAAGCATATCGATATGTTGCAGATAGTAGAGATAAGGGTAAAGATTCTAGATTAAAAATGATTGATGACTCTCATGGTATTTGGCGATGTCATTTTGCTGGCTCTTGTAGTCAAGTATGTCCAAAAGGAGTTGATCCTGCTATGGGAATTCAACTACTTCGAGGATATATGCTAGGTTTTAGAAGTTAA
- a CDS encoding metal-sulfur cluster assembly factor has protein sequence MSQDIKLMRVKIFDELSKIVDPEINTSIVELELIDEVDINDSNVKVDLHLTSPFCPAVFGFKICQDVHDNLLKVEGVKDVKVNVSNHFMAEQINNQVNNSPNPKKLG, from the coding sequence ATGAGCCAAGATATCAAACTGATGCGAGTTAAAATATTTGATGAGCTATCAAAGATTGTAGATCCAGAAATTAACACATCAATTGTAGAATTAGAATTAATTGATGAAGTTGATATCAACGACAGTAATGTCAAAGTAGATTTACATCTTACAAGTCCATTCTGTCCAGCAGTATTTGGTTTTAAAATTTGCCAAGACGTACACGATAATCTTTTGAAAGTAGAGGGTGTAAAAGATGTTAAAGTTAATGTCTCAAATCATTTCATGGCAGAACAGATTAACAATCAAGTAAACAATAGCCCAAATCCAAAAAAACTAGGTTAA
- the argH gene encoding argininosuccinate lyase produces MYRSRLGTDLSDITLDYVSSINDDSEIALYDILGSQAHALMLFQQNIITNTDAKKILSALENLKNEKFDASSGAEDIHELIETLVIKKAGMASGGKMHTARSRNDQVVLDIRMKIRDDINIICNCLLDTIEALVSVAKNHQKTIMPLYTHLQQAQAGLFSHYLLAHADALTRDFERLFGTFERINQSPLGAGPVGGTSIPIDRHSTAKMLGFDGLVENSIDATSTRDFVAEYVAMISILMTNLSKISEDFVIWSTSEFSFIELSDEFTSPSSVMPQKKNPDILELTRGKTAEVIGNLTAILTTVKGLASGYGRDLQQIKSSIWSTSKISISALLILKSILLTLKVNEKQMKKVTESSNLIALDIAEKLVQEGIPFRVTHKISGALVQLAHNLKKPISKLSLSEIKKSVADTKVDPKIVSKIISSTTVVSSLKDRKSFGSSGYDEQKRMISDRTLKINQYRSDVLQRENKINACIDDLKKQVKAII; encoded by the coding sequence ATGTATCGTTCACGTCTTGGTACTGATTTGAGTGATATTACTTTGGATTATGTTTCATCAATTAATGATGATTCTGAAATTGCACTTTATGATATTCTTGGAAGTCAAGCTCACGCCTTGATGTTATTTCAACAAAATATCATAACAAATACTGATGCAAAAAAAATTTTGAGTGCTTTAGAGAATTTGAAAAATGAAAAATTTGATGCCTCATCTGGTGCAGAAGATATTCATGAGCTTATTGAAACTTTGGTGATAAAAAAAGCTGGAATGGCCAGTGGAGGAAAAATGCATACTGCAAGATCTCGAAACGATCAAGTTGTCTTAGATATTCGAATGAAAATAAGAGATGATATCAATATCATTTGTAATTGTCTTTTAGATACCATTGAAGCCCTTGTATCTGTGGCTAAAAATCACCAAAAAACAATCATGCCACTATACACTCATCTCCAACAAGCACAAGCTGGTTTATTTTCTCATTATCTTTTAGCTCATGCTGATGCTTTGACACGAGATTTTGAAAGATTGTTTGGAACGTTTGAACGAATAAACCAAAGTCCACTTGGAGCAGGCCCTGTCGGAGGAACAAGTATCCCTATTGATAGACATAGTACTGCAAAGATGTTGGGTTTTGATGGTCTTGTTGAAAATTCAATTGATGCAACTAGTACACGCGATTTTGTGGCAGAATATGTGGCAATGATTTCTATTTTAATGACGAACCTAAGTAAAATTTCTGAAGATTTCGTAATCTGGTCTACTTCTGAATTTTCATTTATTGAACTATCAGATGAATTTACATCTCCATCTAGTGTAATGCCTCAAAAAAAGAATCCAGATATTTTGGAACTTACACGAGGTAAAACTGCAGAAGTTATAGGGAATTTAACTGCAATTTTAACAACTGTAAAGGGACTAGCATCAGGATATGGGCGAGATTTACAACAAATTAAATCATCTATTTGGTCTACATCAAAAATTTCTATCAGTGCATTATTAATTTTAAAATCAATTCTTCTAACTTTAAAAGTAAATGAAAAACAAATGAAAAAAGTTACAGAGTCTAGTAATCTAATTGCGTTAGATATTGCTGAAAAATTAGTTCAAGAAGGAATTCCATTTAGAGTAACCCATAAAATTTCCGGGGCATTAGTTCAATTGGCTCATAATTTAAAAAAACCTATTTCAAAATTAAGCTTGTCTGAAATAAAAAAATCAGTGGCTGACACAAAAGTTGATCCAAAGATAGTCTCAAAAATCATATCTTCTACAACTGTTGTTTCATCTCTTAAAGACAGAAAATCTTTTGGTTCTTCAGGCTATGATGAACAGAAAAGAATGATATCTGATAGAACTCTAAAAATTAATCAATACAGATCTGATGTATTGCAAAGAGAAAATAAAATTAATGCATGTATTGATGATTTGAAAAAGCAAGTTAAAGCAATCATTTGA
- a CDS encoding glutamyl-tRNA reductase, with translation MSQISFDVINARVTFKNVPIHTISKFTFKDVPAACAEFKKIPGVEECIIIQTATRVEIFTVSNVETDDSPDARRAEGKALVLNQVKDTWVSLSSLEQIDIDHFDQTLEVYKGDDVYLNLLRLASGLDSLVVGWQSVFDDIVKALTDAKNAGVSGNILNKLFESVIRLATRMRDTTGIAKDVVSLGDVAVKLVDEKAGLDSKKKVLIIGTGEPAAMLAKTLSKKEIPFDVASRSLERATGFSTILGGTPVDFNDVLIGFDKYDIIFVATTCDYFLITYDRIRLVMEEKKKGTLILDLSEPRTVDEGITALPGIKLLFRDQIAELYEESVKARVGIVPAVEKIIEKELPVLSARMKRLDA, from the coding sequence TTGAGTCAAATCTCTTTTGATGTAATAAATGCACGAGTAACTTTCAAAAATGTTCCAATTCATACAATATCCAAATTTACTTTCAAAGATGTTCCTGCAGCATGTGCAGAATTTAAAAAAATACCTGGTGTTGAAGAATGTATTATTATTCAAACTGCAACTAGAGTAGAAATATTTACAGTAAGTAATGTTGAAACTGATGATTCTCCTGATGCAAGAAGAGCAGAAGGTAAAGCACTTGTTTTAAATCAAGTTAAAGATACTTGGGTATCTCTGTCATCATTAGAACAAATTGACATAGATCACTTTGATCAAACACTTGAAGTTTACAAGGGAGATGATGTTTATTTGAATCTATTAAGACTCGCATCTGGATTGGATTCGTTAGTTGTTGGATGGCAAAGTGTTTTTGATGATATTGTAAAGGCCTTAACGGATGCAAAGAATGCGGGTGTTTCAGGTAATATTCTCAATAAATTATTTGAAAGTGTTATTAGATTAGCTACTAGGATGAGAGATACTACTGGTATTGCAAAAGATGTTGTCTCATTAGGTGATGTTGCAGTAAAACTTGTTGATGAAAAAGCAGGTCTTGATTCCAAAAAGAAAGTGTTGATAATTGGTACTGGTGAGCCTGCAGCTATGCTTGCAAAAACTTTGAGTAAAAAAGAAATTCCTTTTGATGTTGCAAGTCGAAGTTTAGAGCGTGCTACTGGATTTTCAACAATTCTTGGAGGAACCCCTGTTGATTTCAATGATGTTTTAATAGGATTTGATAAATACGACATTATTTTTGTTGCAACAACTTGTGATTATTTCTTAATTACATATGATCGAATTCGATTAGTTATGGAAGAAAAGAAAAAAGGTACGCTCATTTTAGATTTATCAGAACCACGAACTGTTGATGAGGGAATTACAGCACTACCTGGAATCAAATTATTGTTCCGAGATCAAATAGCAGAACTTTATGAAGAAAGCGTAAAAGCTAGAGTGGGTATTGTTCCTGCAGTAGAGAAAATCATAGAAAAAGAACTACCTGTTTTATCTGCTAGAATGAAAAGATTGGACGCTTAA
- a CDS encoding DUF1059 domain-containing protein, with the protein MTKLKCNDYGFECDFVSEGETESVIDEFRKHTDEEHGIDYSKEAVMQFLLRKQGI; encoded by the coding sequence ATGACAAAACTCAAGTGTAATGATTATGGGTTTGAGTGTGATTTTGTATCTGAGGGAGAAACAGAGTCAGTTATTGACGAATTTAGAAAACACACAGATGAAGAGCATGGAATAGATTATTCTAAAGAAGCAGTTATGCAATTCCTCTTAAGAAAACAAGGAATATAG